Proteins from a genomic interval of Aureimonas sp. AU20:
- the xylA gene encoding xylose isomerase produces MTQANGYFGLDSSVRFEGEGSTNPLAFRFYDKNRQVMGRSMEDQLRFAICYWHSFTWPGGDPFGGETFNRPWMRQGGDPLAKAKEKAEVAFELFQILDAPFFSFHDVDVAPEGETLGESIKNLNVIADIFEEKMKTHRTRLLWGTANLFSNRRYMAGAATNPDPDVFAYACGQVKAAIDVTHRLGGENYVCWGGREGYETLLNTDMKRELDQLGRFLSMLVDYKHKIGFKGPILIEPKPKEPSKHQYDFDTATVFGFLQKYDLVNDVKLNLEQNHAILAGHSFDHEVKLAYANDLFGSLDINRGDDLLGWDTDQFAMDVKEMTLVFHEMLKHGGFTTGGLNFDAKIRRQSIDPQDLVIAHVASMDACAKALISAERMLNEGALEKPLAERYAGWDKPENQTILSGGSSFEAVAERGLGLQPQPRSGRQEYLEGVVNRYVY; encoded by the coding sequence ATGACCCAAGCGAACGGTTACTTCGGGCTCGATTCCAGCGTGCGCTTCGAAGGGGAGGGGAGCACCAATCCCCTGGCCTTCCGCTTCTACGACAAGAACCGGCAGGTGATGGGCCGGTCCATGGAAGACCAGCTCCGCTTCGCCATCTGCTACTGGCACTCCTTCACCTGGCCGGGCGGCGATCCGTTCGGCGGCGAGACCTTCAACCGCCCCTGGATGCGCCAGGGCGGCGATCCGCTGGCCAAGGCCAAGGAAAAGGCCGAGGTCGCCTTCGAGCTGTTCCAGATTCTCGACGCGCCGTTCTTCAGCTTCCATGACGTGGACGTGGCGCCCGAGGGCGAGACGCTGGGCGAGTCGATCAAGAACCTCAACGTGATCGCCGACATCTTCGAGGAGAAGATGAAGACCCATCGCACGCGCCTTCTCTGGGGCACGGCGAACCTCTTCTCCAACCGCCGCTACATGGCGGGCGCGGCGACCAACCCGGACCCGGACGTCTTCGCCTATGCCTGCGGCCAGGTGAAGGCGGCGATCGACGTCACGCATCGTCTGGGCGGCGAGAACTATGTCTGCTGGGGCGGGCGCGAGGGCTACGAGACCCTGCTCAACACCGACATGAAGCGCGAGCTGGACCAGCTCGGCCGCTTCCTGTCCATGCTGGTCGACTACAAGCACAAGATCGGCTTCAAGGGCCCGATCCTGATCGAGCCCAAGCCCAAGGAGCCCTCCAAGCACCAGTACGACTTCGACACGGCGACCGTGTTCGGCTTCCTGCAGAAGTACGATCTGGTCAACGACGTGAAGCTCAATCTCGAGCAGAACCACGCCATCCTCGCCGGCCATTCCTTCGACCACGAAGTGAAGCTCGCCTATGCCAACGATCTGTTCGGCTCGCTCGACATCAATCGCGGCGACGACCTGCTCGGCTGGGACACCGACCAGTTCGCCATGGACGTCAAGGAAATGACGCTGGTCTTCCACGAGATGCTGAAGCATGGCGGCTTCACCACGGGCGGCCTGAACTTCGACGCCAAGATCCGCCGCCAGTCGATCGACCCGCAGGATCTCGTAATCGCCCATGTCGCCTCGATGGACGCCTGCGCGAAAGCGCTGATCTCGGCCGAGCGCATGCTGAACGAAGGCGCGCTGGAGAAGCCGCTGGCCGAGCGCTATGCCGGCTGGGACAAGCCGGAGAACCAGACGATCCTTTCGGGCGGATCGAGCTTCGA
- a CDS encoding LacI family DNA-binding transcriptional regulator has protein sequence MDGGDGARRSTSEAEESERPAPTLSDVARAAGVSLATADRVLNRRPGVRLATVEKVEAAMAALRFERHPGAAALARRARFRVAALLPRGSNPFMLRLRDELERASRRPAARALALDLMEVDTFDPAGLAAEIERAGASHDAVLAVGLDHPTVAAAIDAAGARGVPVVTLVSDVPGSARARYVGVDNRAAGRVAAALAGRLSGSEPRSVAVLLGARALRDHRDRLDGFQEVLAARYPLLRLDAVMEGQDDPDLTQEAVRRFLHRSAPPAAIYSAGAGNAGLAAALSEYDLQPLVIAHELTAETRPLIESGAIDVLIVQDPGHEARSALRALSAELTGTQLDEAQERIRIEILMKDNLP, from the coding sequence ATGGATGGAGGGGATGGCGCGAGGCGTTCGACCTCCGAGGCGGAGGAAAGCGAGCGCCCGGCGCCGACCTTGAGCGACGTGGCGCGGGCGGCGGGCGTCAGCCTCGCCACGGCGGACCGCGTGCTCAACCGGCGTCCCGGCGTGCGCCTCGCCACGGTCGAGAAGGTCGAGGCGGCCATGGCGGCGCTGCGCTTCGAGCGCCATCCCGGCGCCGCCGCGCTGGCCCGCCGGGCGCGGTTTCGCGTCGCCGCGCTTCTGCCGCGCGGCTCCAATCCCTTCATGCTGCGGCTTCGGGACGAGCTGGAGCGCGCCTCGCGCCGCCCCGCCGCCCGCGCCCTGGCGCTGGATCTGATGGAGGTCGACACGTTCGACCCGGCCGGCCTTGCCGCCGAGATCGAACGCGCCGGCGCTTCGCACGACGCGGTTCTGGCGGTCGGGCTCGACCATCCCACTGTCGCCGCCGCCATCGATGCGGCCGGCGCGCGCGGCGTTCCCGTCGTGACGCTCGTTTCCGACGTGCCGGGCTCGGCGCGCGCGCGCTATGTCGGCGTCGACAATCGCGCGGCGGGCCGCGTCGCGGCGGCGCTCGCCGGGCGCCTCAGCGGATCGGAGCCGCGCTCGGTCGCCGTGCTTCTGGGCGCGCGGGCGCTGCGCGACCATCGCGATCGGCTGGATGGGTTTCAGGAGGTGCTGGCCGCGCGCTACCCGCTGCTGCGCCTCGACGCCGTGATGGAGGGGCAGGACGACCCCGACCTGACGCAGGAGGCCGTGCGCCGCTTCCTGCATCGCTCCGCCCCGCCCGCCGCGATCTACAGCGCCGGCGCCGGCAATGCCGGGCTCGCCGCCGCCCTGTCGGAATACGACCTGCAGCCGCTGGTGATCGCGCATGAGCTGACCGCCGAAACCCGGCCCCTGATCGAGAGCGGCGCGATCGACGTGCTGATCGTTCAGGACCCCGGCCACGAGGCCCGCTCGGCGCTGCGCGCGCTTTCGGCGGAACTCACCGGCACCCAGCTGGATGAGGCGCAGGAGCGCATCCGCATTGAAATCCTCATGAAGGACAACCTGCCGTGA
- the aroQ gene encoding type II 3-dehydroquinate dehydratase, producing the protein MSLIFVLNGPNLNLLGKRQPEIYGRETLADVERDCRELARELGQEIRFHQSNREYEIIDWVHEAREAAAGIVINPAAFTHTSVAILDALNAFEGVVVEVHISNVHKRESFRHHSFVSLRADGVIAGLGTEGYRLALRHVASRLAAKANG; encoded by the coding sequence ATGAGCCTGATCTTCGTCCTGAACGGACCGAACCTGAACCTTCTCGGCAAGCGCCAGCCGGAGATCTACGGGCGCGAGACGCTGGCGGATGTCGAGCGCGACTGCCGCGAGCTTGCCCGGGAGTTGGGCCAAGAGATCCGGTTTCACCAGTCGAACCGCGAATACGAGATCATCGACTGGGTCCACGAGGCGCGAGAGGCGGCGGCCGGCATCGTCATCAACCCCGCCGCCTTCACCCACACGTCGGTCGCCATTCTCGACGCGCTCAACGCCTTCGAGGGCGTCGTGGTGGAGGTGCATATTTCCAACGTCCACAAGCGCGAAAGCTTCCGCCACCATTCCTTCGTCTCGCTGCGGGCGGACGGCGTGATCGCCGGGCTGGGCACGGAAGGCTATCGGCTGGCGCTCCGCCACGTCGCCTCGCGTCTGGCCGCGAAAGCGAACGGCTGA
- a CDS encoding helix-turn-helix domain-containing protein produces MPNDPLDLLLGKRLKQLREALGWSPERLGEGIGVSEAQILRYEAGESRLSTSRLFRISRQLQVSPESFYDEIAQLDLDGLLDGRPGADGEAEPGTRPDERLLRGLIEGGDAS; encoded by the coding sequence GTGCCGAACGACCCTCTCGATCTGCTGCTGGGCAAACGCCTGAAACAATTGCGGGAAGCGCTGGGATGGTCGCCCGAGCGCCTCGGCGAGGGGATCGGGGTCTCGGAGGCGCAGATCCTGCGCTACGAGGCGGGAGAAAGCCGCCTGTCCACCAGCCGCTTGTTTCGCATCAGCCGCCAGCTTCAGGTCTCGCCCGAAAGCTTCTACGACGAGATCGCGCAACTGGATCTCGACGGTCTCTTGGACGGACGGCCCGGTGCCGATGGCGAAGCCGAGCCCGGGACGAGGCCGGACGAGCGCCTTCTGCGGGGCCTGATCGAAGGCGGCGACGCGTCCTGA
- a CDS encoding HlyD family type I secretion periplasmic adaptor subunit, translated as MSAKNGGATRGPARPGEVIEDWYVGVPRTIRGTVIGGLALSVVIFGGFGTWASTAPLAAAVVSHGTFVATGKNKQVQHFEGGIIRAILVEEGDRVEKGQPLVMLDETAARTNVRRLLLRIASYQARAARLQAMISGEETLDFGAIEVDAEDRKEADRVFEGQRSVFAAARRALEGQIAVLLRNQESLRRRMEGSQAQRQAVERQGSLIRQELAAKTILFKQGLYRRSDLFTVERAAAEAEGSLGRIEGELGDMRSQIARLDGQIAQARQEVQQGATQELQGIEADMDDMREQLLAAQSVLGRTEVRAPVSGTLVKLNYHTAGGVVESGRQIAEILPRDEKLVIETLINPTDINGVRSGQPAGVRLTSFNQRTTPQMRGLVTYVSADTVPDPRPGRMGDVYVVRVTLQEHEVERVPGLRVNPGMPADIFIETSHRTFLNYLVKPVQDSMNRAFLER; from the coding sequence ATGAGCGCGAAAAATGGGGGCGCGACGCGTGGCCCGGCCCGGCCGGGCGAGGTGATCGAGGATTGGTATGTCGGCGTGCCGCGCACCATCCGGGGCACGGTGATCGGCGGCCTCGCGCTGTCGGTCGTCATCTTTGGCGGCTTCGGCACCTGGGCGAGCACCGCCCCGCTCGCCGCCGCCGTGGTCTCGCACGGCACCTTCGTCGCCACCGGCAAGAACAAGCAGGTGCAGCACTTCGAAGGCGGCATCATCCGCGCCATCCTGGTGGAGGAGGGCGACAGGGTGGAGAAGGGCCAGCCGCTCGTGATGCTGGACGAGACGGCGGCGCGCACCAATGTCCGCCGCCTGCTCCTGCGCATTGCCAGCTACCAGGCGCGCGCCGCCCGCCTCCAGGCCATGATCTCAGGGGAGGAGACGCTGGATTTCGGCGCGATCGAGGTGGACGCCGAAGACCGCAAGGAGGCCGACCGCGTCTTCGAAGGGCAGCGCAGCGTCTTCGCCGCCGCCCGCCGGGCGCTGGAAGGCCAGATCGCCGTGCTCCTGCGCAATCAGGAATCGCTGCGCCGGCGCATGGAGGGCTCGCAGGCCCAGCGCCAGGCGGTGGAGCGGCAGGGCAGCCTGATCCGGCAGGAACTGGCCGCCAAGACCATCCTCTTCAAACAAGGGCTCTATCGCCGCTCCGACCTCTTCACCGTGGAGCGGGCGGCGGCCGAGGCTGAGGGCTCGCTCGGGCGGATCGAAGGGGAACTCGGCGACATGCGCTCGCAGATCGCCCGGCTCGACGGTCAGATCGCCCAGGCGCGCCAGGAGGTCCAGCAAGGCGCGACGCAGGAGCTTCAGGGCATCGAGGCCGACATGGACGACATGCGCGAGCAGCTGCTTGCCGCCCAGAGCGTGCTCGGCCGCACCGAGGTGCGCGCGCCCGTCTCGGGCACGCTGGTCAAGCTGAACTACCACACGGCCGGCGGCGTCGTGGAAAGCGGCCGGCAGATCGCCGAGATCCTGCCGCGCGACGAGAAGTTGGTGATCGAGACCCTGATCAACCCGACCGACATCAACGGCGTGCGCTCGGGCCAGCCGGCGGGCGTGCGCCTCACCAGCTTCAACCAGCGCACGACGCCGCAGATGCGCGGCCTCGTCACCTATGTTTCGGCCGACACGGTGCCGGACCCCCGGCCGGGCCGCATGGGCGATGTCTATGTCGTGCGCGTCACCTTGCAGGAGCACGAGGTGGAGCGGGTGCCGGGCCTTCGCGTCAATCCCGGCATGCCGGCCGACATCTTCATCGAAACCTCGCACCGGACCTTCCTGAACTATCTCGTGAAGCCCGTGCAGGACAGCATGAACCGCGCCTTCCTGGAGCGTTAG
- a CDS encoding type I secretion system permease/ATPase has protein sequence MNEEKPGPRLSDPERDAREREIFASMQAAVTAMRAEGQDPFPAPVSVSVPEPVPAQPTAARAAAAPAATAPQGAPIQVAAAPAAGTTASAAPRTEAPRAPATPPAAPPLIEIEAPPLAPAAAEPVRPPAAAAAAQGAPEPKRAGPPPLRGTTIEGEAGGPLLPEGRAAANDGASQITRKSQQVNFRVALEQTKARVRRNIAWVFAFTILVNVLVLAVPIYLFQISDRVLTSRSLDTLVMLTLIVVGAIIGQVTLDLIRRTILMRTAVEVETRLGSPILAAASRSALSGSGKDYQILADLQHIRAFLTGSTLLAMLDAPLAPLFIFAVWLVHPHMGAIVVVSVLVLLTVAFFNKRATAVHFAEAAGHNARSNMTLDALSRNAQIINALGMIPEAVRLWGRDNAASLRSQVAAQDRNVFFSSLSKALRLFAQVGMLGWGAYLSLDGQLTGGMVIASSIISSRALAPVEGTIEGWRTYIQSRAAYGRISHLLLNSPLNVERLRLPRPEGRLDVDRVLYVPPPNKKVILNGLSFSLKPGEALGIIGSSGAGKSTIGRMLVGSIVPTAGNVRLDLMDLKNWDPRQLGESIGYLPQDVQLFPASIKVNIARMRDDALDEDVFEAAMLADIHELVASFPQGYETVIAADGAPLSGGQKQRIGLARAFFGNPRLVVLDEPNSNLDTDGERALALAMTKAKANGTTVVAITQRHSLLRCVDRIMVMDKGAISAIGERNQILAMISGQTAGESNVPVQRRVP, from the coding sequence ATGAACGAGGAAAAACCCGGCCCGCGCCTGTCGGACCCGGAGCGCGACGCGCGCGAGCGCGAAATCTTCGCCTCCATGCAGGCGGCGGTGACCGCCATGCGCGCCGAGGGGCAGGACCCATTCCCGGCGCCCGTGTCGGTGTCGGTGCCCGAGCCAGTGCCCGCGCAGCCGACGGCAGCGCGAGCCGCCGCCGCGCCTGCCGCCACCGCGCCGCAAGGGGCGCCGATTCAGGTTGCCGCCGCACCGGCCGCAGGAACCACTGCCTCAGCGGCCCCGCGTACCGAAGCGCCGCGCGCGCCTGCCACCCCGCCGGCCGCGCCGCCGCTGATCGAGATCGAGGCGCCGCCGCTCGCGCCGGCCGCCGCCGAGCCCGTCCGGCCGCCGGCTGCGGCCGCCGCCGCGCAAGGCGCGCCCGAGCCTAAGCGCGCCGGCCCGCCGCCGCTGCGCGGCACCACGATCGAGGGCGAGGCGGGCGGACCGCTCCTGCCAGAAGGTAGAGCCGCCGCCAACGATGGCGCCTCGCAGATCACCCGCAAGAGCCAGCAGGTGAACTTCCGCGTCGCGCTGGAGCAGACCAAGGCGCGCGTCCGGCGCAACATCGCCTGGGTCTTCGCCTTCACGATCCTCGTCAACGTCCTGGTTCTGGCGGTGCCGATCTACCTGTTCCAGATCTCGGACCGTGTGCTCACCTCGCGCTCGCTCGACACGCTGGTGATGCTGACGCTGATCGTGGTGGGCGCCATCATCGGGCAGGTGACGCTCGACCTCATCCGGCGCACGATCCTGATGCGCACCGCCGTCGAGGTGGAAACGCGGCTCGGCTCGCCCATTCTGGCGGCCGCCTCGCGCTCGGCCCTGTCGGGCTCGGGCAAGGACTACCAGATCCTCGCCGACCTTCAGCACATCCGCGCCTTTCTCACTGGCTCGACGCTGCTCGCCATGCTGGACGCGCCGCTGGCGCCGCTCTTCATCTTCGCGGTCTGGCTGGTGCATCCGCATATGGGCGCCATCGTCGTCGTCTCCGTTCTGGTGCTCCTGACGGTCGCCTTCTTCAACAAGCGCGCAACGGCGGTGCATTTCGCGGAAGCCGCCGGCCACAACGCCCGCTCCAACATGACGCTCGACGCCCTGTCGCGGAATGCGCAGATCATCAACGCGCTCGGCATGATCCCCGAGGCCGTGCGCCTCTGGGGCCGGGACAACGCGGCCTCTCTCCGCTCGCAGGTCGCGGCGCAGGACCGCAACGTCTTCTTCTCGTCCCTGTCCAAGGCGCTGCGCCTCTTCGCGCAGGTCGGCATGCTCGGCTGGGGCGCCTATCTCTCGCTGGACGGCCAGCTCACCGGCGGCATGGTGATCGCCTCCTCGATCATCTCCAGCCGCGCCCTGGCGCCGGTGGAGGGCACGATCGAGGGCTGGCGCACCTATATCCAGTCGCGCGCCGCCTATGGGCGCATCTCGCATCTCCTCCTCAACTCGCCGCTGAATGTCGAGCGCCTGCGCCTGCCCCGGCCGGAAGGGCGGCTCGACGTCGACCGCGTGCTCTACGTGCCGCCGCCCAACAAGAAGGTGATCCTCAACGGCCTTTCCTTCTCGCTGAAGCCCGGCGAGGCGCTGGGCATCATCGGCTCGTCGGGCGCCGGCAAGTCCACGATCGGCCGCATGCTGGTCGGCTCCATCGTGCCGACGGCTGGCAATGTCCGGCTCGACCTGATGGACCTCAAGAACTGGGACCCGCGCCAGCTCGGCGAGAGCATCGGCTACCTGCCGCAGGACGTGCAGCTCTTCCCCGCCTCGATCAAGGTCAACATCGCCCGCATGCGCGACGACGCCCTCGACGAGGACGTGTTCGAGGCGGCCATGCTGGCCGATATCCACGAGCTCGTCGCCTCCTTCCCGCAAGGCTACGAGACGGTGATCGCCGCCGACGGCGCGCCGCTTTCGGGCGGGCAGAAGCAGCGCATCGGCCTGGCGCGCGCCTTTTTCGGCAATCCGCGCCTCGTCGTGCTGGACGAGCCGAACTCCAATCTCGACACGGACGGCGAGCGCGCCCTGGCGCTTGCCATGACCAAGGCCAAGGCCAACGGCACGACGGTGGTCGCCATCACGCAGCGCCATTCGCTCCTGCGCTGCGTCGACCGGATCATGGTGATGGACAAGGGCGCGATCTCGGCCATCGGCGAGCGCAACCAGATCCTGGCGATGATCTCCGGCCAGACGGCCGGCGAGAGCAACGTTCCCGTTCAGCGGAGAGTCCCATGA